The following proteins are co-located in the Corynebacterium kalinowskii genome:
- a CDS encoding sugar transferase, producing MAPKEKGYDSLKRLIDIAVSGAGLVVSAPLQVAVGLAVYKFHGQPVFFKQDRPGKDGKVFQMIKFRTMLEPDETHVTDEERLTSFGKFLRKTSLDELPTLLNVFKGDMSLVGPRPLLVSYLDLYTPEQARRHEVRPGVTGLAQVSGRNSVSWEDRFAYDVEYVDYRSLKLDLDILRKTVRAVLVREGISQEGHATMPAFTGSMDSADD from the coding sequence GTGGCTCCTAAGGAGAAAGGCTACGACAGCCTTAAACGACTCATTGATATTGCAGTCAGTGGCGCTGGCCTTGTAGTCTCGGCTCCACTTCAGGTGGCAGTTGGGCTCGCCGTGTATAAGTTTCATGGTCAGCCAGTATTTTTCAAGCAGGATCGGCCTGGAAAGGATGGAAAAGTCTTCCAGATGATCAAGTTCCGGACCATGCTGGAGCCGGACGAAACTCATGTCACTGACGAGGAACGGCTAACCTCGTTCGGTAAATTCCTGCGCAAGACAAGCCTCGATGAGCTTCCAACGCTGTTGAATGTCTTCAAGGGAGACATGAGCCTTGTCGGCCCGCGTCCTCTTTTGGTCAGCTACCTGGATTTGTACACTCCTGAACAGGCACGCCGCCACGAGGTTCGCCCGGGAGTCACCGGCCTTGCACAAGTTAGTGGCCGAAACTCAGTGTCCTGGGAAGACCGCTTTGCCTACGACGTCGAGTACGTGGATTACCGCAGTTTGAAGCTGGACCTAGACATTCTTCGTAAGACTGTTCGAGCTGTCCTCGTTCGGGAAGGCATCAGTCAGGAAGGTCATGCCACGATGCCGGCG
- a CDS encoding DegT/DnrJ/EryC1/StrS family aminotransferase: MTNPKIYLSSPDVSQLEEDALVRAFRSGWIAPLGPEVNAFEEELAQYCGREHAVALSSGTAALHLGLLTMGIGPGDLVLTSSMTFAATTNAISYTGATPVFVDCDETGNMSVELLRNALETLKAEGKEVKAVVPVDLLGKVVDHEGIAEVCTEYDVPVFSDAAESLGAVRNGKPAPSFGVAAAVSFNGNKIMTTSGGGALLTDDKEFADHVRYLATQARQPVVHYEHTDIGFNYRMSNILAAMGRAQLSRLDVMMEKRRQNRLFYRSLFEGVAGVSMFGEPSGVDGGDTHDNFWLTSVIVDVESASFTSEDLRLALLEENIEARPLWKPMHLQPIYQHHRAFVDGCGERLFQTGISLPSGSALTDDEKQRISDAIKRFLAVHSGS, from the coding sequence ATGACTAACCCAAAGATTTACCTCTCATCCCCAGACGTCTCCCAACTCGAAGAGGACGCACTCGTCAGAGCGTTTCGTTCGGGATGGATTGCGCCTTTGGGCCCAGAAGTAAATGCATTCGAAGAAGAGCTAGCCCAATACTGTGGACGTGAGCATGCCGTGGCTTTGTCTTCCGGCACCGCAGCTTTGCACCTCGGACTCCTCACCATGGGCATCGGCCCTGGGGATCTTGTGCTTACCTCATCAATGACCTTCGCCGCCACGACCAATGCGATTTCCTACACGGGTGCAACCCCGGTCTTCGTAGATTGCGACGAAACTGGAAACATGAGCGTCGAGCTGCTCCGCAACGCCCTTGAAACACTCAAAGCTGAGGGCAAGGAAGTCAAGGCAGTCGTGCCGGTCGACCTCCTGGGCAAGGTAGTAGACCATGAGGGTATCGCAGAAGTTTGCACTGAATACGACGTTCCAGTGTTCTCCGACGCAGCTGAATCCCTAGGCGCAGTGCGAAATGGAAAGCCAGCTCCCAGCTTCGGAGTGGCCGCAGCAGTTTCCTTCAACGGCAACAAGATCATGACGACGTCCGGCGGCGGCGCATTGCTTACCGACGACAAGGAATTCGCCGATCACGTGCGCTACCTGGCCACCCAGGCCCGCCAGCCGGTCGTGCACTACGAACACACGGACATCGGCTTCAACTACCGCATGTCCAACATTCTGGCTGCTATGGGTCGCGCCCAGCTGTCTCGCCTCGACGTGATGATGGAGAAGCGTCGCCAGAATCGCCTTTTCTACCGCTCGCTGTTTGAGGGTGTAGCGGGCGTGAGCATGTTCGGAGAGCCATCCGGCGTGGATGGTGGCGACACGCATGATAATTTCTGGCTCACCTCTGTAATCGTCGATGTTGAGAGCGCTAGCTTTACTTCTGAGGACCTTCGCCTGGCCCTCCTCGAGGAAAACATCGAGGCTCGTCCGTTGTGGAAGCCAATGCACCTGCAGCCGATCTACCAGCACCACCGCGCATTTGTCGACGGCTGTGGCGAGCGACTCTTCCAAACGGGCATTTCCCTACCTAGTGGCTCTGCGCTCACTGACGACGAAAAGCAGCGGATCTCTGATGCCATCAAGCGTTTCTTGGCGGTACACAGTGGCTCCTAA
- a CDS encoding polysaccharide biosynthesis protein, whose amino-acid sequence MPETTSNKQTTGSKSTLTRVLFVIDALIWVIALFFAALLRYEFEVSSVNWGTFAWFAASAIVLQFLVGLVLHIYRKDLRFRTGTFEDTINVSLVVGSVGIILWFTSIILSSTLHMSRGVMIIATLIALVLVLAVRTVARMRVERARRPALDSTPTLILGGGYIGTNLIQWMMTDPASPFLPVGVIDDDPDLLSRRIRGVPVLGTFEEIAKVASETSAEVLIVAIGDADASLLRKVQDVASKNGLSVKVMPAIGQVVAKGIRGNDLRDLSIEDLLGRQPVETNVSEIAGYLTGKKVLVTGAGGSIGSQLCTEIAKYGPSELIMLDRDETGLQQVLINVAGNGLLDTDAVVLADIREADTLKRIFEDRRPQVVFHAAALKHLPMLEQYPDEGWKTNVLGTLHVLQAAAAVDVETFVNISTDKAANPTSVLGHSKRVAEKLTAWYGTHTGKTYLSVRFGNVIGSRGSMLPTFTRLIQENKPLTVTHPDVTRFFMTIPEACQLVLQAGGIGRSGEVLILDMGEPVSILEIAQRMIKMSGKDIDIVFTGLREGEKMHEELVGEGETEDRPFHPKVSHAHADSLSPQNLDKDQFMARIGKSNNKNVEHS is encoded by the coding sequence GTGCCCGAAACAACTTCAAATAAACAGACAACCGGCTCAAAATCTACCCTCACCAGGGTTCTTTTTGTCATTGATGCCTTGATTTGGGTGATTGCACTATTCTTCGCAGCTTTGTTGCGCTACGAGTTTGAAGTGTCATCAGTGAATTGGGGAACTTTTGCTTGGTTCGCAGCCAGTGCAATCGTGCTCCAATTCCTCGTTGGTCTTGTGCTGCATATCTACCGCAAGGATCTCCGTTTCCGAACCGGCACCTTCGAGGATACGATCAACGTTTCACTCGTCGTTGGATCTGTAGGTATTATCCTTTGGTTCACATCTATTATTTTGAGCAGCACCTTACATATGTCACGTGGCGTAATGATCATCGCCACTCTCATCGCGTTAGTGCTGGTACTTGCCGTTCGAACGGTAGCCCGCATGCGTGTCGAGCGGGCAAGGCGCCCCGCTCTAGACTCAACGCCCACACTTATCTTGGGTGGTGGTTACATCGGAACAAACCTCATCCAGTGGATGATGACAGACCCCGCTTCGCCATTCCTCCCAGTAGGTGTGATTGACGACGACCCAGATCTACTTTCGCGCCGAATTCGTGGCGTGCCTGTTCTGGGCACGTTCGAAGAAATCGCGAAAGTAGCGTCCGAAACTTCTGCAGAGGTGCTCATCGTGGCAATCGGCGATGCTGACGCCTCGCTGCTACGAAAGGTACAAGACGTCGCTTCGAAGAATGGACTTTCGGTCAAAGTCATGCCAGCAATCGGACAAGTAGTCGCAAAGGGCATTCGAGGAAATGACTTGCGCGACCTTTCGATAGAGGATCTCCTTGGACGTCAGCCTGTCGAGACAAACGTTTCCGAGATCGCTGGCTACCTGACTGGCAAGAAGGTTCTTGTCACCGGAGCTGGCGGCTCCATCGGCTCCCAGCTGTGTACAGAGATTGCAAAGTACGGGCCATCTGAGCTGATTATGCTAGACCGAGACGAGACTGGCCTACAGCAAGTACTCATCAATGTGGCGGGAAACGGTCTCCTCGATACCGACGCCGTGGTCCTCGCAGACATCCGCGAGGCTGACACTTTGAAACGTATCTTCGAGGATCGGCGGCCCCAGGTAGTCTTCCACGCCGCTGCTCTCAAGCACCTTCCGATGCTCGAGCAGTACCCAGACGAAGGCTGGAAGACCAATGTCCTCGGCACACTGCACGTGTTGCAGGCTGCCGCAGCTGTTGACGTAGAAACCTTCGTCAACATTTCGACTGACAAGGCGGCAAATCCGACCAGCGTGCTAGGACACTCTAAGCGTGTAGCAGAGAAGCTGACTGCATGGTACGGCACTCATACCGGTAAGACATACCTTTCTGTTCGATTCGGCAACGTCATCGGCAGTCGGGGATCCATGCTTCCTACTTTCACGCGCCTGATCCAAGAGAATAAACCCCTTACCGTCACTCACCCGGATGTCACTCGCTTCTTCATGACTATTCCAGAAGCATGCCAACTCGTCTTGCAGGCGGGTGGCATTGGCCGCTCTGGTGAAGTCTTGATTCTTGACATGGGCGAACCAGTCAGCATTCTTGAAATCGCCCAGCGCATGATCAAGATGTCCGGCAAGGACATCGACATCGTTTTCACCGGCCTCCGCGAAGGCGAGAAAATGCATGAGGAGCTGGTTGGCGAAGGTGAAACGGAAGATCGCCCATTCCATCCCAAGGTTTCGCACGCCCACGCAGACAGCCTGTCCCCTCAAAACCTAGACAAGGACCAGTTCATGGCCCGCATCGGAAAATCTAACAACAAGAATGTGGAGCACAGCTAA
- a CDS encoding arsenate reductase/protein-tyrosine-phosphatase family protein, producing the protein MPETFNILTVCTGNICRSPLAEQLLRQKLESVAEVQVASAGIQAMVGHPMPEESLRLAKENAIADPEAHSARQLTEEMVEHSDLVLAMDRSHRKSIVELSPRSAKKTFTVRDLARLIEVTTDLDLENELQTSGGDTRERLIAALEAARLGRSDLTPLADPSSEDIIDPFQRDKATYHKSAAQLIPAIETISNYLLKALVV; encoded by the coding sequence ATGCCTGAAACATTCAATATTCTCACCGTATGCACTGGAAATATTTGCCGGTCTCCTTTAGCTGAGCAGCTTTTGCGCCAGAAACTGGAGTCAGTCGCTGAAGTCCAAGTTGCCTCGGCCGGCATTCAAGCGATGGTTGGTCACCCCATGCCCGAAGAATCGTTGCGTCTTGCCAAAGAAAATGCCATCGCTGATCCAGAAGCGCATTCTGCAAGGCAATTGACGGAGGAGATGGTGGAACATTCTGACTTGGTCTTAGCAATGGATAGAAGTCATCGAAAGTCAATCGTTGAGTTATCTCCCCGTTCCGCAAAAAAGACTTTCACCGTTCGAGATCTGGCCAGGCTCATTGAAGTGACGACCGATCTGGATCTTGAGAATGAGTTGCAGACCTCCGGAGGGGATACGCGCGAACGTCTGATTGCGGCGCTCGAGGCCGCACGTCTGGGTCGCAGTGATCTAACTCCACTCGCTGACCCTTCATCGGAGGACATTATTGATCCTTTTCAGCGAGACAAGGCAACCTACCACAAGTCTGCCGCCCAGCTCATCCCTGCCATCGAAACAATATCAAATTACCTACTGAAAGCATTGGTGGTATAA
- a CDS encoding polysaccharide biosynthesis tyrosine autokinase → MEIRKYAAILAKNWILVVVSAMIGLVAGIGYSLLVTPEYQSRTQLYVSVRSEAGTTGELAQGATFSSKIVNSYVDVIRTSVVLEPVVNQLGLDMTPAELASRIVAVSPSETALIDITATSTSPETASQIANAVGESFKNVVQTQLEPDKETGVSPINLTTTQTAMIPSSPVSPNLPMNAILGLLAGLAIGVLIAVLRDTFDTRIHSLEDVKNVTDTPLLGGVIDDPDASKNPLIIRTKPNSPRAESFRALRTNLQFVNVNEQASIFVMTSANPGEGKSTTSANLALALAESGARVALLEADLRLPMVHKYMGVEGNAGLTDVLIGKAELNDVLQRWGRTQLHFLPAGRIPPNPSELLGSDRMNKVLDELSATFDFVIIDAPPILSVTDAAVIGHGKTGILMAVAAGSTRKPELQAGLSALEHAGANVVGVIVTMLPAKSAGRYGYGHYGYGSAIESNEVTEAANA, encoded by the coding sequence ATGGAAATACGTAAGTACGCGGCGATTTTGGCTAAGAATTGGATACTGGTTGTGGTCTCAGCCATGATCGGTCTTGTGGCGGGAATAGGATACTCCCTCCTAGTAACCCCCGAGTACCAGTCGCGCACCCAATTGTATGTTTCAGTCCGCTCGGAGGCCGGGACCACCGGTGAACTTGCCCAGGGCGCTACATTCTCCAGCAAAATCGTCAATAGCTACGTTGATGTCATTCGTACGAGTGTGGTACTTGAACCTGTTGTAAATCAACTCGGTTTAGACATGACACCAGCAGAGTTGGCATCACGTATTGTCGCGGTCTCGCCGAGTGAAACTGCCCTGATCGATATCACGGCAACGAGCACCTCTCCGGAAACCGCATCTCAAATTGCCAATGCTGTAGGTGAGAGCTTCAAAAATGTGGTGCAGACCCAGCTTGAACCGGACAAGGAGACGGGCGTCAGTCCCATCAATTTGACCACGACGCAGACGGCAATGATTCCTTCATCTCCGGTTAGTCCCAACTTGCCGATGAATGCAATCTTGGGACTTCTCGCAGGCTTGGCTATTGGCGTATTGATTGCAGTGCTTCGAGATACCTTTGACACCCGTATTCATTCGCTCGAAGACGTGAAGAACGTTACTGACACGCCACTTCTTGGTGGTGTCATTGATGACCCGGACGCCAGTAAGAACCCTCTGATTATCCGCACCAAGCCAAACAGCCCTCGAGCAGAGTCTTTCCGTGCATTGCGTACCAATCTGCAGTTTGTAAATGTTAACGAGCAGGCATCGATCTTTGTTATGACCTCGGCGAACCCGGGCGAGGGCAAGTCAACGACCTCTGCAAATCTAGCCCTAGCCTTGGCGGAATCCGGTGCACGGGTCGCATTGCTCGAGGCCGATCTACGATTGCCTATGGTTCACAAATACATGGGTGTAGAAGGAAACGCAGGCCTCACTGACGTACTTATTGGCAAAGCTGAATTGAACGACGTACTGCAGCGCTGGGGACGTACCCAATTACACTTCCTGCCAGCTGGCCGCATTCCGCCAAATCCAAGCGAGCTGTTGGGTTCAGATAGAATGAACAAGGTGCTGGATGAGCTCAGTGCGACTTTTGATTTTGTCATTATCGATGCACCACCAATTCTATCCGTCACCGATGCCGCTGTAATTGGACACGGCAAGACCGGCATTTTGATGGCCGTAGCCGCTGGCTCCACCAGAAAGCCGGAACTTCAGGCCGGCCTTTCAGCACTTGAACACGCTGGCGCCAACGTTGTCGGTGTGATCGTAACGATGCTACCGGCAAAGTCTGCTGGGCGATACGGCTACGGACACTACGGATACGGATCTGCCATCGAGTCCAATGAGGTTACGGAAGCAGCCAATGCCTGA
- a CDS encoding NAD-dependent epimerase/dehydratase family protein codes for MRALVTGGSGFIGSHLTDLLIEKGHEVVVVDNLSRGRVANLEQALATGKCTFVEADILELDFDAFLAEHRPEVIFHLAAQIDVRHSVEDPIHDATTNIISTIRIAEAARKNSVRKIVFTSSGGSIYGTPATFPVDESFPIDPHSPYAASKSAGELYLNTFRHLYGLDCSHIAPANVYGPRQDPHGEAGVVAIFSQRLLAGEPTRVFGDGGNTRDYVFVGDVVRAFYLASGSVGGGMRFNIGTSVETSDRQLHTLVAQAAGAKDDPEFAPARLGDVPRSALAYQRAKDVLGWQPEVTIEEGVRRTVDYFRK; via the coding sequence GTGCGTGCATTAGTTACCGGCGGTTCCGGCTTCATTGGTTCACACTTGACCGACTTGCTCATTGAGAAAGGGCACGAGGTCGTTGTCGTGGACAACCTCTCCCGTGGGCGAGTAGCGAACCTGGAACAAGCCCTGGCCACAGGCAAGTGCACCTTTGTTGAAGCGGATATCCTTGAGCTCGACTTTGATGCTTTTCTCGCTGAACACCGCCCTGAGGTGATTTTCCACCTCGCGGCGCAGATCGATGTGCGTCATTCCGTGGAGGATCCGATCCACGATGCCACCACGAATATTATCTCTACTATCCGGATTGCTGAGGCAGCCCGCAAGAACAGTGTTCGCAAGATTGTGTTCACTTCTTCCGGTGGTTCTATTTACGGCACGCCGGCGACTTTCCCGGTTGATGAGTCTTTCCCGATTGATCCGCATTCGCCTTATGCTGCGTCTAAGAGTGCGGGCGAGTTGTATCTCAATACTTTCCGTCACCTATATGGCCTGGATTGTTCTCACATCGCGCCGGCGAACGTCTATGGTCCGCGTCAGGATCCGCACGGCGAGGCCGGGGTGGTTGCGATCTTCTCTCAGCGGTTATTGGCAGGGGAGCCAACGCGCGTATTTGGCGATGGTGGAAACACCCGAGACTATGTGTTTGTCGGTGATGTTGTGCGCGCGTTTTACCTGGCTTCGGGATCTGTTGGGGGCGGGATGCGCTTTAATATCGGTACCTCTGTGGAGACCTCGGATCGCCAGTTGCATACGTTGGTAGCGCAGGCTGCTGGTGCCAAGGATGATCCTGAGTTTGCTCCGGCACGGCTGGGTGATGTGCCGCGTTCGGCGCTGGCCTACCAGCGTGCGAAGGACGTGCTTGGGTGGCAGCCCGAAGTCACCATTGAAGAAGGCGTACGCCGCACCGTGGACTACTTCCGCAAGTAG
- a CDS encoding alpha/beta hydrolase, giving the protein MHTSHISNKTIKVLLATLTAFALAFVATPAAQADNRGWLRPGCSWAPQGNFIQACEVWSPANNRNMLVYIQASTNGGDGGLYLLDGAQVGARDSNWASHSTTPATYVNDNITLVMPAGGAGQFYSDWAAPATSSLSSGPQRPMWETFLAYELPGYLQQHFGVNPHRNAIAGVSMGAIPALTLAAHHPDQFRQVHAISGFIDPAMATHVGMIAGFSVAMLLHSGAFIWDWWSWNPLEASARALHADPVANAGKLRDGGVDVHVWSGNSHPGAGESYPGNLGADAISIHGETLITLSTNSFTDKARHQGLRVNRHFGAGLHTWQPWGRYMGDHKGDILWAIG; this is encoded by the coding sequence ATGCACACCAGTCACATCAGTAACAAGACTATCAAAGTCTTGCTCGCCACACTCACCGCTTTTGCGCTCGCATTCGTAGCCACCCCGGCAGCCCAGGCCGATAATCGTGGCTGGCTCCGCCCGGGCTGCTCTTGGGCCCCGCAGGGCAACTTCATTCAGGCCTGCGAGGTCTGGTCCCCTGCCAATAACCGCAACATGCTGGTCTATATCCAAGCCTCCACGAACGGCGGCGATGGTGGCCTCTACTTGCTGGATGGCGCACAGGTTGGCGCTCGCGATTCCAACTGGGCTTCCCACTCCACCACGCCAGCCACTTACGTTAATGACAACATCACCTTGGTGATGCCTGCTGGCGGCGCCGGCCAGTTCTACTCCGACTGGGCCGCTCCTGCGACGTCAAGCCTGTCCTCCGGCCCGCAGCGGCCAATGTGGGAGACCTTCCTTGCCTACGAACTGCCAGGCTATCTACAGCAGCACTTTGGCGTAAACCCGCACCGTAACGCAATTGCCGGCGTGTCTATGGGTGCCATCCCAGCACTCACCCTCGCCGCACACCACCCAGATCAGTTCCGCCAGGTACACGCGATCTCCGGATTCATTGATCCCGCAATGGCAACCCACGTGGGTATGATCGCAGGATTCAGCGTGGCAATGCTCCTCCACAGCGGCGCGTTCATTTGGGACTGGTGGAGCTGGAACCCACTCGAGGCCAGCGCCCGCGCTCTCCACGCAGATCCGGTTGCCAATGCAGGCAAGCTTCGCGACGGCGGAGTGGACGTCCACGTCTGGTCCGGAAATTCACACCCTGGCGCCGGCGAGTCTTACCCGGGCAATCTCGGCGCAGATGCTATCTCTATTCATGGCGAGACTCTGATCACCTTGTCCACAAACTCCTTTACAGACAAAGCGCGCCATCAGGGACTTCGCGTCAATCGCCACTTCGGCGCTGGCTTGCATACCTGGCAGCCATGGGGTCGCTATATGGGAGACCATAAGGGCGATATCCTTTGGGCAATTGGCTAA
- the wecB gene encoding non-hydrolyzing UDP-N-acetylglucosamine 2-epimerase, translating into MSAPKVMTVYGTRPEAIKVAPVIKALEADPRFESVAVSTGQHREMLDQVNSQFGITPSFDLDIMRPGQSLNGIVARAIAGLDEIIEQVQPDVIISQGDTSTAMAAAIAGFNRGVKIVHLEAGLRTGNILSPFPEEANRRIIGQVAALHLAPTNESKRNLQREDFRSADIVVAGNSVIDALLEATTWDTTFADQRLQDAAASDAKLVLFTTHRRENLDAMSNIGRAMARLADAYPDIVFVLPAHLNPKVRDAVFPHIEGHDNILVTDPLPYNEFTKLMARAHIVLTDSGGVQEEAPALGKPVLVMRENTERPEAVTAGTVRLIGTDEDRIVSEAKTLLDTPAAYEAMANAVNPYGDGKCAERTVAAIAELLGIGERMPDFVAGT; encoded by the coding sequence ATGTCTGCTCCTAAGGTCATGACCGTGTATGGCACCCGTCCCGAGGCGATTAAGGTCGCTCCTGTGATTAAGGCGCTGGAGGCTGATCCTCGTTTCGAGTCTGTTGCAGTCTCCACCGGCCAGCACCGAGAAATGCTGGACCAAGTCAACTCACAGTTTGGTATCACGCCAAGCTTCGACCTGGATATCATGCGTCCAGGACAGTCGCTTAACGGAATCGTCGCTCGCGCAATCGCGGGCCTGGATGAAATCATCGAACAGGTCCAGCCAGATGTCATCATCTCCCAAGGTGATACCTCCACCGCCATGGCAGCAGCCATCGCCGGTTTCAACCGCGGCGTGAAAATCGTGCACCTCGAGGCAGGCCTGCGCACCGGCAACATCCTCTCCCCGTTCCCGGAAGAGGCTAACCGCCGCATCATCGGCCAGGTCGCGGCCTTGCACCTGGCGCCTACGAACGAATCCAAGCGCAACCTGCAGCGTGAAGACTTCCGTAGCGCTGACATTGTTGTGGCCGGTAACTCCGTGATCGACGCCCTGCTCGAGGCCACCACGTGGGACACCACCTTCGCCGATCAGCGCTTGCAGGATGCAGCCGCCTCCGATGCGAAGCTGGTGCTGTTTACCACCCACCGCCGCGAGAACCTAGACGCGATGAGCAACATTGGCCGCGCTATGGCCCGCCTGGCAGACGCTTACCCGGATATCGTGTTCGTGTTGCCGGCCCACCTGAACCCAAAGGTCCGCGACGCTGTCTTCCCGCACATCGAGGGCCATGACAATATCCTGGTCACCGACCCGCTGCCATACAACGAGTTCACTAAGCTCATGGCACGCGCCCACATCGTGCTCACGGACTCCGGCGGAGTTCAGGAAGAAGCACCAGCCCTGGGCAAGCCAGTGCTGGTGATGCGGGAAAACACCGAACGTCCTGAAGCTGTCACCGCTGGCACCGTCCGCCTGATCGGCACGGATGAGGACCGCATCGTGTCCGAGGCGAAGACGTTGCTGGATACCCCAGCAGCCTACGAAGCTATGGCCAACGCCGTGAACCCGTACGGTGACGGCAAATGCGCCGAGCGTACCGTCGCCGCTATCGCCGAACTGTTGGGCATCGGCGAACGCATGCCAGACTTCGTCGCAGGCACGTAA
- the amn gene encoding AMP nucleosidase, with product MEKMRTAVEAVDRLIELYQDATTLGVQLLERDSAEGYDQVVYPKLIVDVEHWRPIDRTEPFGYVDKPGRYAATLSRPAMMRGYLLEMLDRLTSNYPCTIHVGPSEEQIPPEYIDDAPTIERSPDSKLPRPSLDAVDDAIIDGEWSAFHGEELPLFHFSAQRFDLACKRIEHYTGLPVESVQKFILFTNYQMHTTEFVSFGRSAGGRYTSLEVPREGVQMPRYDLCTEAGDGITMINIGVGPSNAKTITDCLAVLRPECWVMIGHCAGLDGRMRIGDLILGNAYQRHDHVLDGHLPGGVPIPAVPEVQRALEAAVRNIYGDDAELMRTGTVLSTDDRNWEWHTPKRLWKSLRGSTAVAVDMESSALAANGYRYRIPYGTLLSVSDLPLHAVPKLPAGAQSFYKSSKEAHVMCAVRAVEALAAEPDRLQTRKLRRTIGEVPFR from the coding sequence ATGGAGAAGATGCGGACCGCAGTCGAAGCCGTCGATCGGTTAATCGAGCTCTACCAAGACGCCACCACCCTCGGCGTTCAGCTCCTCGAGCGCGACAGCGCCGAAGGTTACGACCAGGTCGTGTACCCCAAGCTGATCGTTGACGTGGAACACTGGCGCCCGATCGACCGTACGGAACCCTTCGGGTACGTCGATAAGCCCGGGCGGTACGCAGCCACCCTCTCGCGCCCGGCCATGATGCGCGGCTACCTCCTCGAAATGCTCGACCGCTTGACCAGCAACTACCCGTGCACCATCCACGTCGGGCCGTCCGAGGAGCAAATCCCGCCCGAGTACATCGACGATGCCCCCACCATCGAACGCTCGCCCGACTCCAAACTGCCGCGCCCCTCGCTCGACGCCGTAGACGACGCCATTATCGACGGCGAATGGTCCGCATTCCACGGCGAGGAGCTCCCGCTCTTCCACTTCAGCGCCCAACGCTTCGACCTCGCCTGCAAACGCATCGAGCACTACACCGGCCTGCCAGTCGAATCCGTGCAAAAGTTCATCCTGTTCACCAACTACCAAATGCACACGACCGAGTTCGTGTCCTTCGGTCGGAGCGCGGGCGGGCGATACACGTCGCTGGAAGTGCCTCGTGAAGGCGTGCAAATGCCTCGCTATGACCTCTGCACGGAGGCGGGGGACGGCATCACGATGATCAACATCGGCGTCGGCCCGTCCAACGCCAAAACAATTACCGACTGCCTGGCCGTACTGCGCCCCGAATGCTGGGTCATGATCGGACACTGCGCCGGCCTCGACGGCCGCATGCGCATCGGCGACCTCATCCTCGGCAACGCCTACCAGCGCCACGACCACGTGCTCGACGGGCACCTGCCCGGCGGCGTCCCGATCCCAGCCGTTCCTGAAGTACAACGCGCGCTGGAAGCCGCCGTCCGCAACATCTACGGTGACGACGCCGAACTCATGCGCACCGGCACCGTCTTGTCCACCGACGACCGTAACTGGGAATGGCACACTCCCAAGCGACTCTGGAAGTCCCTCCGCGGCTCCACCGCCGTCGCCGTAGACATGGAATCCTCCGCACTCGCGGCGAATGGTTATCGGTACCGGATTCCTTACGGAACTCTTTTGAGCGTGTCTGACCTGCCATTACATGCCGTGCCGAAGCTGCCGGCAGGCGCGCAATCCTTCTACAAGTCCTCCAAGGAAGCCCACGTCATGTGCGCCGTCCGGGCCGTGGAAGCACTGGCAGCCGAACCCGACCGGCTGCAGACACGCAAGCTGCGTCGGACCATTGGAGAGGTGCCGTTTAGATAA